From [Clostridium] symbiosum, a single genomic window includes:
- a CDS encoding IspD/TarI family cytidylyltransferase, whose protein sequence is MNYVIIFAGGVGTRMKSEMPKQFLNVDDKPILVHTIEKFENHPDIDGIVVVVNKDWINFSKDLKQKFNLNKVRCIIPGGKTGQNSIYNGLDYLVTCTNYVEDKDIVLVHDGVRPLITEELITKSIETCRRYGNSIAVSKAIETIIRIERDGKLRETIDRSECRYAKAPQCFRVGDLYEAHKWAITCGDNSYIDSATLMSARGFTLYTTECGSENIKITTPNDFYSFEALYYAMKKGKGLC, encoded by the coding sequence GTGAACTATGTGATTATATTTGCTGGCGGTGTTGGCACCAGAATGAAAAGTGAAATGCCGAAACAGTTTCTCAATGTCGATGATAAGCCTATCTTGGTACATACTATTGAAAAGTTTGAGAATCATCCAGACATTGATGGAATAGTTGTGGTAGTCAATAAAGATTGGATTAACTTTAGCAAAGATTTAAAACAAAAATTTAATTTGAATAAAGTAAGATGTATTATACCAGGAGGCAAAACAGGTCAAAATTCTATTTATAATGGATTAGATTATCTAGTGACATGCACTAATTATGTTGAAGATAAAGATATTGTCCTTGTGCATGATGGAGTTAGACCTTTAATTACAGAAGAATTAATAACAAAAAGTATTGAGACATGTAGGAGATATGGTAATAGCATAGCAGTTTCAAAGGCCATAGAAACTATCATTCGTATTGAAAGAGATGGTAAATTAAGAGAAACAATTGATCGTTCTGAATGTAGATATGCCAAGGCACCACAATGTTTTAGAGTAGGGGATTTATATGAAGCTCATAAGTGGGCCATCACGTGTGGTGATAATTCATATATAGACTCTGCAACATTAATGTCAGCCAGAGGTTTTACTTTATATACCACAGAATGTGGTTCGGAAAATATAAAAATTACTACACCTAATGATTTTTATTCTTTTGAGGCATTATATTATGCTATGAAGAAAGGGAAAGGCTTATGCTGA
- a CDS encoding LicD family protein, translated as MSFDYKGLLNEISKNEREFRTISENEKKELKGCLYEMACDLDRRCKKNGIKLFMVGGTLLGALRYGTFIPWDDDMDFGLSRADYLKIIEIFDDEFSDKYELRCPNSKYPNGNRFMQIFKKGTVLRSLGDNNPFQPKSVYIDIFPYDFVPDNLLSRMVTGNTANMLMGIASCVMDWKYPDKLLCKYMKKTKSGRQMLLFRNVIGSFFSFLSPEKWFDLVDRTIMYKKETAKITSATGRKHYFGEIYPLDCFFPVVEMKFMDHNFYAPRDIKQYLSGLYGADYMTPPPDKAKESHFISEVRL; from the coding sequence ATGTCTTTTGACTATAAAGGTCTGCTGAATGAAATTTCAAAAAATGAAAGAGAGTTCAGAACCATAAGCGAAAATGAAAAAAAAGAATTAAAAGGTTGCCTTTATGAAATGGCATGTGACTTAGACAGACGGTGTAAAAAAAATGGTATCAAACTTTTTATGGTTGGAGGGACACTTTTAGGCGCTTTAAGATATGGAACCTTTATTCCTTGGGATGATGATATGGACTTTGGTTTAAGCAGAGCTGATTATTTAAAGATAATTGAAATTTTTGATGATGAATTTAGCGACAAATATGAACTACGTTGTCCTAATTCAAAATATCCGAACGGAAATAGATTCATGCAAATTTTTAAGAAGGGAACAGTGCTTCGCTCTCTTGGCGATAATAATCCATTTCAGCCAAAGAGCGTATATATTGATATTTTTCCGTATGATTTTGTACCGGATAATTTATTAAGCAGAATGGTAACAGGTAATACGGCTAATATGTTAATGGGAATTGCATCGTGTGTAATGGATTGGAAATATCCAGATAAACTTCTTTGTAAATATATGAAAAAAACAAAGTCAGGAAGGCAGATGCTGCTATTTAGGAATGTAATTGGAAGCTTTTTTAGTTTCCTCTCACCTGAAAAGTGGTTTGATTTAGTTGATAGAACTATCATGTATAAAAAGGAGACAGCCAAAATTACTAGTGCGACTGGTAGAAAACATTATTTCGGCGAAATTTATCCTTTGGATTGTTTCTTTCCGGTAGTAGAGATGAAGTTTATGGATCATAATTTTTATGCCCCCAGAGATATTAAACAGTATTTATCTGGTCTATACGGAGCAGATTATATGACTCCTCCACCCGATAAAGCAAAAGAAAGCCATTTTATTTCGGAGGTCAGATTATAA